A region of Roseofilum casamattae BLCC-M143 DNA encodes the following proteins:
- the gyrB gene encoding DNA topoisomerase (ATP-hydrolyzing) subunit B, translating into MTSTYSAEQIQVLEGLEPVRKRPGMYIGSTGPRGLHHLVYEVVDNSIDEALAGYCTHIEVDLNEDGSVSVCDDGRGIPTDIHPRTGKSALETVMTVLHAGGKFGGGGYKVSGGLHGVGVSVVNALSEWVEVTVYREKERHTQRYERGVPVTELVKTTTKETRSGTSVNFRPDEEIFTTGIEFDYDTLARRLRELAYLNAGAKITFSDHRLPEPRIESYKYDGGIQEYVTYINREKTPLHEEIIYINGTKNDVQVEVALQWCTDAYSDNLLGFANNIRTIDGGTHLEGLKTVLTRTMNAIARKRNKLKENNSNLAGENIREGLTGVISVKVPEPEFEGQTKTKLGNTEVRGIVDSLVGEALNEFLEFRPNVGDAILEKAIQAFNAAEAARRARELVRRKSVLESSTLPGKLADCSTRDPSESEIFLVEGDSAGGSAKQGRDRRFQAILPLRGKILNIEKTDDAKIYKNNEIQSLITALGLGIKGEEFNPDGLRYHRVVIMTDADVDGAHIRTLLLTFFYRYQRDLVDQGYIYIACPPLYKLERGKKHYYCYSDRELQAQIREFPSNANYNIQRFKGLGEMMPAQLWDTTMNPETRMMKRVEIEDAAEADRIFTVLMGDRVAPRREFIETYGPKLNLADLDI; encoded by the coding sequence ATGACCAGTACTTACAGTGCCGAGCAGATCCAAGTCCTGGAAGGATTGGAGCCGGTTCGGAAACGGCCGGGAATGTATATCGGTTCCACCGGCCCTAGAGGACTCCATCATCTAGTATACGAGGTTGTGGATAACTCGATCGATGAAGCTTTGGCAGGGTATTGTACCCATATTGAAGTGGACTTGAACGAAGATGGTTCGGTGAGTGTCTGCGATGACGGGCGCGGCATTCCTACCGACATCCATCCTCGCACGGGAAAGTCGGCTTTGGAAACCGTCATGACCGTACTCCATGCGGGCGGAAAGTTTGGTGGCGGCGGCTATAAAGTGTCTGGAGGATTGCACGGAGTCGGCGTTTCCGTGGTGAATGCCCTCTCGGAATGGGTGGAAGTGACGGTTTATCGCGAGAAAGAGCGCCACACGCAACGCTACGAACGCGGTGTTCCGGTAACGGAGTTGGTGAAAACAACGACCAAAGAAACGCGCAGCGGTACGTCGGTTAATTTTAGACCGGATGAAGAAATTTTTACTACGGGCATTGAGTTTGACTACGATACTCTAGCGCGCCGGTTGCGCGAGCTGGCTTATTTAAATGCGGGCGCGAAAATTACGTTTTCCGACCATCGCCTCCCCGAGCCGCGCATCGAAAGCTATAAGTATGACGGAGGAATTCAGGAATACGTTACTTATATCAATCGCGAGAAAACTCCGCTGCATGAAGAGATTATTTATATCAATGGTACGAAGAATGACGTGCAGGTGGAAGTAGCCTTGCAATGGTGTACGGATGCCTATTCGGATAATTTGTTGGGGTTCGCCAATAATATCCGCACGATTGATGGTGGAACTCATCTGGAGGGGTTGAAGACGGTGTTGACGCGGACGATGAATGCGATCGCCCGCAAGCGAAATAAACTGAAAGAGAATAACTCTAATCTTGCTGGGGAGAATATTCGCGAAGGGTTAACCGGCGTGATTTCGGTGAAGGTTCCAGAACCGGAGTTTGAAGGACAAACAAAGACGAAGCTCGGCAATACAGAAGTTCGCGGTATTGTAGATTCTCTGGTAGGAGAAGCGCTGAACGAGTTTTTGGAGTTTCGTCCGAACGTCGGCGATGCCATTCTCGAGAAAGCCATTCAAGCCTTTAATGCAGCAGAAGCAGCCCGGAGAGCGAGGGAGCTGGTGCGGCGCAAGTCGGTGCTAGAAAGCTCTACTTTACCTGGAAAATTAGCAGATTGCAGTACCCGAGATCCGTCCGAGTCGGAGATTTTCTTGGTAGAGGGAGACAGTGCGGGAGGTTCGGCAAAACAGGGACGCGATCGCCGTTTCCAAGCCATCTTGCCTTTGCGCGGTAAAATCTTGAATATCGAAAAAACTGACGATGCCAAAATTTATAAGAATAACGAAATCCAATCTTTGATTACGGCATTGGGATTGGGCATTAAAGGGGAAGAATTTAATCCCGACGGACTGCGCTATCATCGCGTAGTCATCATGACTGACGCTGATGTAGACGGCGCGCACATTCGCACCCTATTGCTCACATTCTTCTATCGCTATCAGCGGGATTTAGTCGATCAAGGCTATATCTATATTGCTTGCCCTCCCTTGTATAAGCTCGAGCGCGGCAAAAAGCACTATTACTGTTATAGCGATCGCGAACTGCAAGCCCAAATTCGCGAATTTCCCTCCAATGCAAACTACAATATCCAGCGGTTCAAAGGGTTAGGAGAAATGATGCCCGCCCAACTTTGGGACACCACCATGAATCCGGAAACCCGGATGATGAAACGGGTGGAAATTGAGGATGCAGCAGAAGCCGATCGCATTTTTACCGTGTTAATGGGCGATCGAGTGGCTCCCCGGCGCGAGTTTATTGAAACTTACGGGCCGAAGTTAAATTTAGCCGATCTCGATATTTAG
- a CDS encoding efflux RND transporter periplasmic adaptor subunit, with amino-acid sequence MAAVLVIASGCSLLTRPEADALSPAVAPASSGISVNIATASSGDGNSTLVYTGTTEPSQTVTVRSQSQGQLLYLNVDVGDRVRRGQTIAEIDKSLPAAIINQAQAELSARQVEVAQNQSQIQQLQTQIEIAKLELTQAEADAHRLQSLYREGAISQQDAELAQTAARQAEQALRAAQAQVVTQNKAIAAAEERVSAQQAIVTQAEERQSYTQVEVPISGTILNKPIEAGNIVQPGDELLRIGDFSQITANVQVSELDLHQIYLNQYASIALDAFPGQEFAGEVTRIWPAADPATRSIPVEVTIPNRSGRLGSGLLARVSFELPGSQQVWVPQSALSNREGEDATLFVLNETSEGTVSSRRVILGIERDGRVEIVSGLEPGENYVVQSASPLSDGDRVELSILSSD; translated from the coding sequence ATGGCTGCTGTCCTGGTCATCGCTTCCGGTTGCAGCCTGCTAACTCGTCCGGAAGCCGACGCCTTATCTCCCGCTGTCGCCCCTGCATCTTCTGGGATTTCTGTAAATATTGCTACTGCTTCGTCTGGCGATGGTAACTCAACTTTGGTCTATACCGGAACCACCGAACCGAGTCAAACCGTCACCGTGCGATCGCAAAGCCAAGGACAACTTCTTTACCTAAACGTCGATGTAGGCGATCGAGTACGTCGCGGTCAAACCATTGCTGAAATTGATAAATCTCTACCCGCCGCTATTATTAACCAAGCCCAAGCCGAACTCTCCGCTCGGCAAGTCGAAGTTGCCCAAAACCAAAGCCAAATCCAGCAACTGCAAACCCAAATTGAAATTGCCAAACTCGAATTAACTCAAGCTGAAGCCGATGCCCATCGCCTGCAATCCCTGTATCGAGAGGGCGCGATTTCCCAGCAAGATGCGGAACTCGCCCAAACCGCTGCTCGGCAAGCGGAACAAGCCCTCCGAGCCGCTCAAGCTCAAGTAGTGACGCAAAATAAAGCGATCGCCGCCGCCGAGGAACGAGTCAGCGCCCAACAAGCCATTGTGACCCAAGCGGAAGAACGGCAATCTTATACCCAAGTTGAAGTCCCTATCTCCGGCACAATCCTAAACAAACCCATCGAAGCCGGAAACATCGTCCAACCTGGAGACGAACTCCTGCGCATTGGCGACTTCAGCCAAATTACCGCGAACGTGCAAGTCTCCGAACTCGACTTGCACCAAATTTATCTGAATCAATATGCCAGTATTGCTCTCGATGCCTTTCCCGGTCAAGAGTTTGCTGGAGAAGTTACCCGGATTTGGCCCGCTGCCGATCCCGCAACCCGCTCCATCCCCGTCGAAGTCACCATTCCCAACCGCAGCGGGCGCTTGGGGAGCGGCCTGCTCGCCCGAGTTAGCTTTGAACTGCCGGGTTCGCAACAGGTTTGGGTTCCGCAAAGCGCTCTGTCGAACCGGGAAGGAGAAGATGCGACTCTTTTTGTCCTGAATGAAACATCAGAGGGTACGGTCAGTTCCCGACGAGTCATTCTCGGTATCGAGCGCGACGGCCGAGTGGAAATTGTCTCCGGTTTGGAACCTGGAGAAAACTATGTCGTCCAAAGTGCCAGTCCGCTCAGTGATGGCGATCGCGTAGAATTAAGTATCCTATCTTCAGATTAA
- a CDS encoding DUF3352 domain-containing protein: MTDNETQTSPETPGTLAARKPLFLGIGIAALIVVGSSLAYWLFLGRGRVPADMQLGANVVPQDSLLTVSLSTNERQWEQLREFGTTDTQAAFDESLAQLRDQFQLQTQLDYVKDIQPWVGQEVTWAYLAPKTTLDEEDVEESEPLVLVEEPSWLIVVPIANPLKAKELSDKLVDQELTKRTYKDIEIQETQPDADVVFSSTVLNGRYLVMSSTPEGTNRAIDTFKGAPSVASTPGYKQALEQLSESSSFARLYVNIPEATKVAAANSVQPISPEELQQLQTNQGLAATMNVVTKGLLFKGVTWLSPQSEEKLTPSSSDLDLSAYVPDDTLMMLAGSDLSMLWSQYASGVEGNPLAPLNPEALQQGLSETTGLNLEEDILKWMDGEFAIAMIPAAEGTAGAIPFGFAVMANTSDRETADKTFASLDEVMQERYNMEISTETVAEKDVIKWTLPFGIVDISRSWLTDNLVVMTFGAPISDRIVSTPPSPLSTSQGFKSSLPQGLNSQSGYFYADMERLFNEDLPLPIILPPDRDNLFKAFDAIGVTAAVTSPRTTRYDLLLRLKQGNKPGPLREPVSSPAPAPDPAPAPSEEAAPEASESPATEEPSDGN, translated from the coding sequence ATGACCGATAACGAAACTCAAACTTCTCCAGAAACGCCCGGTACACTTGCCGCTCGCAAACCGCTCTTCTTGGGCATTGGTATTGCTGCTCTCATCGTAGTCGGTAGTTCTCTTGCTTACTGGTTGTTCTTGGGACGAGGGCGAGTTCCTGCCGATATGCAACTCGGTGCCAATGTGGTACCGCAAGATTCTCTGTTAACCGTTTCTCTCTCGACTAACGAACGGCAGTGGGAACAACTCCGGGAATTTGGCACAACTGACACGCAAGCAGCGTTTGACGAAAGTTTAGCCCAACTGCGCGACCAGTTCCAACTGCAAACCCAACTGGATTATGTGAAGGATATTCAACCGTGGGTGGGCCAAGAAGTAACTTGGGCTTATCTGGCTCCGAAGACAACTCTCGACGAGGAAGACGTTGAGGAAAGCGAGCCTCTGGTCTTGGTGGAAGAGCCATCGTGGCTGATTGTGGTTCCGATCGCCAACCCGCTGAAGGCGAAAGAATTGTCGGATAAGCTGGTTGACCAAGAATTAACCAAGCGCACGTATAAGGATATCGAGATTCAAGAAACTCAACCGGATGCGGATGTAGTCTTTTCGTCTACGGTGTTAAACGGACGCTATCTGGTAATGAGCAGTACCCCGGAAGGTACAAACCGCGCCATCGATACGTTTAAAGGAGCGCCTTCTGTTGCCTCGACTCCAGGGTATAAACAAGCTTTGGAGCAGCTCAGCGAGTCGTCTTCTTTCGCTCGGTTGTACGTGAATATTCCAGAAGCAACGAAAGTAGCGGCAGCGAACTCGGTGCAACCCATTTCTCCGGAAGAGTTGCAGCAGTTGCAGACGAACCAAGGATTGGCAGCCACCATGAATGTGGTAACGAAGGGATTATTGTTTAAGGGGGTCACCTGGCTCAGTCCCCAAAGCGAGGAAAAGTTAACCCCGAGCAGTTCGGATCTCGATTTGAGCGCTTATGTTCCTGACGATACATTGATGATGCTGGCGGGAAGTGACTTGAGTATGCTTTGGAGTCAGTATGCCAGTGGAGTTGAGGGCAATCCTCTGGCTCCGTTGAATCCGGAAGCCTTGCAGCAAGGTTTATCGGAAACGACGGGGTTGAATCTGGAAGAGGATATATTGAAGTGGATGGATGGGGAATTTGCGATCGCCATGATTCCTGCTGCTGAAGGAACTGCCGGAGCCATTCCCTTTGGGTTTGCGGTGATGGCAAATACGAGCGATCGCGAAACGGCGGATAAGACGTTCGCTTCTCTCGATGAGGTGATGCAAGAGCGCTACAATATGGAAATTTCTACCGAAACTGTGGCGGAGAAGGACGTTATTAAGTGGACTCTGCCCTTTGGGATTGTGGATATTAGTCGCTCTTGGCTGACAGACAATTTGGTCGTAATGACCTTTGGCGCGCCGATTAGCGATCGCATTGTTTCCACTCCTCCATCGCCACTTTCAACCAGTCAAGGATTTAAGTCCAGCCTTCCGCAAGGATTGAACTCTCAAAGCGGCTATTTTTATGCCGACATGGAACGGTTATTTAACGAGGACTTACCGCTACCGATTATTTTACCGCCCGATCGCGATAATTTATTCAAAGCCTTTGATGCGATCGGGGTAACGGCAGCCGTCACCAGTCCTCGAACCACTCGCTACGACCTGTTGCTGCGCTTGAAGCAAGGCAATAAACCGGGACCCTTACGCGAGCCAGTCTCCAGCCCTGCACCCGCACCAGACCCCGCTCCAGCCCCCTCAGAAGAGGCAGCTCCAGAAGCGTCCGAATCTCCTGCTACGGAGGAACCGAGCGATGGAAATTAG